One part of the Lapillicoccus jejuensis genome encodes these proteins:
- a CDS encoding nucleotide sugar dehydrogenase yields MNPTRLVVIGQGYVGLPMALRAAAAGLQVAGLDTDGAVVEALNAGRSHIDDVDDAELARGLAAGYRATQDPAVIADADVVLVCVPTPLSEDGGPDLRPVESAARAIGDHLTADTLVVLESTTYPGTTEEVFAPLVLRDRWELGTQVRIAFSPERIDPGNATYGVQNTPKVVGGLTEACTLAARDFYARFVDSVVTTKGAREAEMAKLLENTFRHVNIALVNEMVRFSRELDIDLWDAIDAAATKPFGYMAFRPGPGVGGHCIPVDPSYLSHRVRAKLGYAFRMVELAEEINTAAPLYVARRVQQALNRRRLAVNGARVLLLGVTYKPDIADLRESPAEPLADQLAAWGADVRFHDPHVPVWRRHRHDPSTARTCEPDLDTALREADIVVLLQPHREYDLARLAELSTVLLDTRGVVRGAGPAGGTDGPDPARVETL; encoded by the coding sequence ATGAACCCCACCCGTCTCGTCGTCATCGGGCAGGGGTACGTCGGCCTGCCGATGGCCCTGCGCGCCGCCGCCGCCGGGCTGCAGGTCGCCGGGCTCGACACCGACGGCGCCGTGGTCGAGGCCCTCAACGCCGGCCGGTCGCACATCGACGACGTCGACGACGCCGAGCTCGCCCGCGGCCTGGCCGCGGGCTACCGCGCGACGCAGGACCCGGCCGTCATCGCCGACGCCGACGTCGTCCTCGTGTGCGTCCCGACCCCGCTCAGCGAGGACGGGGGACCGGACCTGCGCCCCGTCGAGTCGGCCGCGCGGGCCATCGGCGACCACCTCACGGCCGACACCCTCGTCGTGCTCGAGTCGACGACCTACCCCGGCACCACCGAGGAGGTCTTCGCCCCGCTCGTGCTGCGCGACCGGTGGGAGCTGGGCACCCAGGTGCGGATCGCGTTCTCCCCCGAGCGGATCGACCCGGGCAACGCGACGTACGGCGTGCAGAACACCCCGAAGGTGGTCGGGGGCCTGACCGAGGCGTGCACCCTCGCGGCGCGCGACTTCTACGCCCGCTTCGTCGACTCCGTGGTGACGACGAAGGGCGCGCGCGAGGCCGAGATGGCCAAGCTGCTGGAGAACACCTTCCGGCACGTCAACATCGCGCTCGTCAACGAGATGGTGCGGTTCTCGCGCGAGCTCGACATCGACCTGTGGGACGCGATCGACGCCGCGGCCACCAAGCCCTTCGGCTACATGGCCTTCCGCCCCGGCCCCGGGGTCGGCGGGCACTGCATCCCCGTGGACCCGTCGTACCTCTCGCACCGGGTGCGGGCCAAGCTCGGCTACGCCTTCCGGATGGTCGAGCTCGCCGAGGAGATCAACACCGCGGCGCCGCTCTACGTGGCGCGGCGGGTCCAGCAGGCCCTCAACCGCCGCCGTCTCGCGGTCAACGGGGCGCGGGTGCTCCTGCTCGGCGTCACCTACAAGCCCGACATCGCCGACCTGCGCGAGAGCCCGGCCGAGCCCCTGGCCGACCAGCTGGCCGCGTGGGGGGCCGACGTGCGCTTCCACGACCCCCACGTGCCCGTCTGGCGCCGCCACCGGCACGACCCGTCGACGGCGCGGACGTGCGAGCCCGACCTCGACACCGCGCTGCGGGAGGCCGACATCGTCGTGCTCCTGCAGCCGCACCGCGAGTACGACCTGGCCCGGCTCGCCGAGCTGAGCACGGTGCTGCTGGACACCCGCGGCGTCGTGCGCGGTGCCGGGCCCGCGGGCGGGACCGACGGTCCCGACCCCGCACGCGTCGAGACCCTCTGA
- a CDS encoding glycosyltransferase — MSPLHTVAAYGPAAGSTRVRLLDWVRHLDLPAQHHGYRGGRDNALGGLARDPLATLRAERSLHGLRLPGHRVLLSREASPLSTGAVEERLLRDAGRGTYDLDDALFHDDVGPRRLLGRPRRARRAAAAADVVLAGNPYLADWASQHARDVRVVPSCVEPGRYRPVTGWAVGDRPRLVWIGSPSTEAHLATVGPALREVHRRTGAVTLVVSGAAPTAAMAPYEDVVERVPWTPEGFAAALAQGDVGLAPLPDTPWNRGKCAYKLLQYGATALPVVGSPVGANATALERLDGFAVDGVDDWVDALVVALTGSEQERARRGLAARAAVEDHYSFAAWADRWRDAVLGGSA; from the coding sequence ATGAGCCCCCTGCACACCGTCGCGGCCTACGGGCCCGCGGCCGGCTCGACCCGCGTCCGGCTGCTCGACTGGGTGCGCCACCTCGACCTGCCCGCTCAGCACCACGGCTACCGCGGAGGTCGGGACAACGCCCTCGGCGGGCTGGCCCGCGACCCGCTCGCGACGCTGCGCGCCGAGCGCTCGCTGCACGGGCTGCGGCTGCCGGGGCACCGGGTCCTGCTGTCGCGGGAGGCCTCGCCCCTGTCCACGGGCGCGGTCGAGGAGCGCCTGCTGCGGGACGCCGGGCGGGGCACCTACGACCTCGACGACGCCCTCTTCCACGACGACGTCGGCCCCCGCAGGCTGCTCGGCCGCCCGCGGCGGGCCCGGCGCGCGGCGGCGGCCGCGGACGTCGTCCTCGCCGGCAACCCCTACCTCGCCGACTGGGCCTCCCAGCACGCCCGCGACGTGCGGGTGGTGCCGTCCTGCGTCGAGCCCGGGCGCTACCGTCCCGTCACCGGCTGGGCCGTGGGCGACCGGCCCCGCCTGGTCTGGATCGGCAGCCCCAGCACCGAGGCCCACCTGGCCACGGTGGGACCGGCGCTGCGCGAGGTCCACCGGCGCACCGGAGCCGTGACCCTCGTCGTGAGCGGCGCCGCGCCCACCGCGGCGATGGCGCCGTACGAGGACGTCGTGGAGCGGGTGCCCTGGACCCCCGAGGGATTCGCCGCCGCGCTGGCACAGGGGGACGTCGGGCTCGCCCCGCTGCCGGACACCCCGTGGAACCGCGGCAAGTGCGCCTACAAGCTGCTCCAGTACGGCGCCACCGCCCTCCCCGTCGTCGGCTCCCCGGTCGGCGCGAACGCCACGGCGCTGGAGCGCCTCGACGGGTTCGCGGTCGACGGCGTCGACGACTGGGTCGATGCCCTGGTCGTCGCCCTCACCGGGAGCGAGCAGGAGCGGGCGCGCCGCGGCCTGGCGGCCCGGGCCGCGGTCGAGGACCACTACTCGTTCGCGGCCTGGGCCGACCGCTGGCGGGACGCGGTCCTCGGGGGGTCGGCGTGA
- a CDS encoding NAD-dependent epimerase/dehydratase family protein: MRLLITGAAGFIGSNLARAALAAGHQVVGLDDLSNGRRENLDGLGVELHEGSLLEPAVLEAAVQGADSVVHLAALGSVPRSLENPLRSHHANATGTLALLEAARAAGVGHVVAASSSSVYGLNPALPKDERQWVRPLSPYAVSKLATEQYVLAYQQSFGLDTLAFRFFNVYGPRQQPGHAYAAVVPIFLDALLSGRPLPVHGDGSQSRDFTYVGTVCRALMSAVERRVSHPEPVNLAFGTNTTLLELVRRMEGVTGREARVEHHPSRPGDVRASQADNSRLRELLPDLEPTPLDDGLVETVRWFEERR, translated from the coding sequence GTGCGCCTGCTCATCACCGGCGCAGCTGGTTTCATCGGGTCCAACCTCGCGCGGGCCGCGCTCGCGGCCGGCCACCAGGTGGTCGGTCTCGACGACCTGTCCAACGGCCGCCGCGAGAACCTCGACGGTCTGGGGGTCGAGCTGCACGAGGGGTCGCTGCTGGAGCCGGCCGTCCTCGAGGCCGCGGTGCAGGGAGCGGACTCGGTCGTCCACCTCGCCGCGCTCGGCTCGGTGCCGCGCAGCCTCGAGAACCCGCTGCGCAGCCACCACGCCAACGCCACGGGCACCCTGGCCCTGCTCGAGGCCGCCCGGGCGGCCGGGGTGGGGCACGTCGTCGCCGCGTCCTCGTCCTCGGTCTACGGCCTCAACCCGGCCCTGCCGAAGGACGAGCGGCAGTGGGTCCGGCCGCTGAGCCCGTACGCCGTGTCCAAGCTCGCCACCGAGCAGTACGTGCTGGCGTACCAGCAGTCCTTCGGTCTGGACACCCTCGCCTTCCGCTTCTTCAACGTCTACGGCCCCCGCCAGCAGCCGGGCCACGCGTACGCGGCGGTGGTCCCGATCTTCCTCGACGCCCTGCTCTCGGGCCGGCCCCTGCCCGTGCACGGCGACGGGTCGCAGTCGCGCGACTTCACGTACGTCGGCACGGTCTGCCGGGCGCTGATGTCGGCCGTCGAGCGCCGGGTGTCCCACCCGGAGCCGGTCAACCTCGCCTTCGGGACCAACACCACCCTGCTCGAGCTCGTCCGGCGGATGGAGGGGGTGACCGGGCGCGAGGCCCGGGTCGAGCACCACCCCTCCCGGCCGGGCGACGTCCGGGCCTCGCAGGCCGACAACAGCCGGCTGCGCGAGCTGCTGCCCGACCTCGAGCCGACCCCCCTGGACGACGGTCTCGTGGAGACCGTCCGCTGGTTCGAGGAGCGCCGATGA
- a CDS encoding lipopolysaccharide biosynthesis protein: MSATVQRARTALAHPAAGAALVTVGVSGTQGLIGLLTARWLGPTDRGVVVTGVTASSLLLLLGGLGLPPTLRMTLARPQGGLSFRGMVVLVAPLVALVCLPLALLAAGVLRVFGDVHRPLTLLAFAAFCVVAVCATLLREGLHGTGRHRWAVGGDLLSAVVLLGSVGVLRATDRLGVESYFVAATLGGLCGIALLLTCGWRDPDPPGTRPRRGALLRLSRGSLAWALLAAFAWKGDRLLLGLVTDPTQVGVYGTAATLSDVAWLVPVAMSTVLARRVSAEDSAAMVPRWRRRMLGLTALAAVPVGVLGTVVLTRLLGPGYAGGVPALWLLLLGTLALTSYQADLAGCQGLGRFRAGWQSALAGSVTLVALAPPLALALGGTGCALASVVAYAAMAVVCRRQLLALLPTPHPRGPETP, encoded by the coding sequence GTGAGCGCGACCGTGCAGCGCGCCCGCACCGCCCTCGCCCACCCCGCGGCGGGAGCGGCGCTGGTCACCGTCGGGGTGTCCGGCACCCAGGGCCTCATCGGCCTGCTCACCGCGCGGTGGCTCGGACCGACGGACCGGGGGGTCGTCGTCACGGGGGTCACCGCCTCCAGCCTGCTCCTCCTCCTGGGGGGCCTGGGCCTGCCGCCGACGCTGCGGATGACGCTCGCCCGGCCGCAGGGTGGGCTGTCCTTCCGCGGCATGGTCGTCCTCGTCGCCCCGCTCGTCGCCCTCGTCTGCCTCCCCCTGGCGCTCCTCGCGGCCGGCGTCCTGCGGGTCTTCGGCGACGTGCACCGTCCGCTCACCCTGCTCGCCTTCGCCGCCTTCTGCGTCGTGGCCGTCTGCGCCACCCTGCTGCGCGAGGGCCTGCACGGCACCGGGCGGCACCGCTGGGCCGTCGGCGGCGACCTCCTCTCCGCCGTCGTCCTGCTCGGCTCGGTCGGCGTGCTCCGCGCGACCGACCGGCTGGGGGTCGAGAGCTACTTCGTGGCGGCGACCCTCGGCGGCCTGTGCGGCATCGCCCTCCTGCTCACCTGCGGGTGGCGCGACCCGGACCCGCCCGGGACCCGACCGCGGCGGGGGGCGCTGCTGCGCCTGAGCCGGGGGTCGCTCGCGTGGGCCCTGCTGGCCGCCTTCGCGTGGAAGGGCGACCGGCTCCTCCTCGGACTGGTGACCGACCCGACCCAGGTCGGCGTCTACGGGACCGCGGCGACGCTGTCCGACGTGGCGTGGCTCGTCCCGGTGGCGATGTCGACGGTCCTCGCCCGCCGTGTGTCCGCCGAGGACAGCGCCGCGATGGTCCCCCGCTGGCGGCGGCGCATGCTCGGGCTCACGGCTCTCGCGGCGGTGCCCGTCGGCGTCCTCGGCACCGTCGTGCTGACGAGGCTGCTCGGCCCGGGCTACGCCGGCGGGGTCCCCGCGCTGTGGCTGCTGCTGCTCGGTACCCTCGCCCTGACCTCGTACCAGGCGGACCTCGCCGGCTGCCAGGGTCTCGGCCGGTTCCGGGCGGGGTGGCAGTCGGCCCTGGCCGGCTCCGTCACCCTCGTGGCCCTCGCTCCGCCGCTCGCCCTCGCGCTCGGCGGGACCGGGTGCGCCCTGGCCAGCGTGGTCGCCTACGCGGCCATGGCGGTGGTGTGCCGCCGCCAGCTCCTCGCCCTGTTGCCGACCCCCCACCCCCGTGGTCCGGAGACTCCATGA